The following DNA comes from Sander lucioperca isolate FBNREF2018 chromosome 2, SLUC_FBN_1.2, whole genome shotgun sequence.
GCAGCGCAGAGGGACTCTGTGGAGGTAAATGCGGTTAGTGTGTGGCTCCCCAGCTCACTGTGAGAGTACAGTGTGCAACATGACTTGACAAATTCAAAACCCCAAATTTCAGACAGACCTACTAAATCTCTAACTCCACATAAAATCATCTATGGTTGTTCATTCATAACTTTCTCTGCACTGTCTATGGCAACAGCATGTTGCTGCAGAGTCTCAGGCTGTGTGTGAATATCAGCTATTTAGAGCCGATAGCCTGCCATCTGCTGAAGATATGTCTAATAGTGTTAGCTTTGGCACGTATCCAGGAATCAATCCTCATCACCACAGGCTGTTCCCAGCTGGTGAAAATGCCCTTAAAGGCCACTATAAATAGATGAcgcaaataataaaatacatgaaACCTAACAAAACTGAATACCAATCACTACTGATATGAAGGACAAATATAAATAGAACTGAACGATTGCAAAATGTTAATAGATAGAGGTAGCACGTGAGGCTGAGGAGGAAGATATTAATCTTCATACAAAGCATCATAAAAATATAGATTCCTTTTTGTTGCATTCACAAACTGGATTGCATAAGAAGAAATCTTGATGAAATTGATTATGAGGCCAAGAGTGCTACTACAGTCTTCAGAGCAATGCTGCCCTCTTCTGTTTGttgaattaaaataaaagagGAAGGACAACTGATAGCAAACCTGGATATGCATAATCAAACTAATTAGAAGTACCATGGCAAAAACAACTTTGTAGTTTACATTAATGCAAATTACCCAATGAAAAATCAAACACTCAATTCTTTTAACTTCCCACGCCCAGAAAGTAAATAGTGTTGGCGGACAATGCCATCAAGGCATAATAACTTTTCTAATATGGATTTCCTTAGAATTTCCTCCTTTCCTTCAATGAATGACAAAACAGCTGTGATTGGGCAAATCAAATACAGatctatttattttctttaaccaaCCCTGCTTGTGGTCATGGAACTTGGGATTGAGTGGCTTCCTGTGATGACCAATTGAAGTGCAAGAAGAGTTAGATTGGTAGGTTTTGTGGTTGAAATGGCAAAACCACTGGCTCGCCTACAACTGTGGGGTTAAAGTAAATTATTAGCCCCAAAAATATCAGAACAGGCAAACTCCATAAGCATTTGCTCCACCTGTTCATTTCGAATTTGCACTGGAAATGCCTGTTTATACTGAGAACAACCCAACACAGTGGGCCACCTGACATATTTAGTCATCATTTAAGAGACATACATTTGAGCTGCATGTTTAGTAGTATTAATTAGCTGCAGCTCTATGTGGATCATTTACCACATAGAGCCTTTCAGGTAGGCAACACAACCTAGAAAGTATTTTATAAGTTGTATAATTGCATTACACAATCTATCTATGTATTGCATATAATTTTACCCAAAATTATGGATGTTTTGGATGCTTTTCCAGATGGGCAAATACGCTGGTGTGTACTCATTGATGTACTCGTTCGTTATATATACATCCATTGACGTACTGCGTTGGAGTAAGTGTTGCCTGAAAGGCTAAAGTTAGGGCAGAGAAGCAGTTTCTTTTTACCCAATCAGAGACCGTTACGACACACTCGTTGTTTTGCTGCGTTTTCAGCCAATCGGCACCACCCTTCATTATAGTTAGTAGACCAATGACATCCCACGATGTTCACACGTTCAAAACCGAGGAAGTCGATGATGTGTATATTTTGCATGCTATTTTGTACTCAACTACTGACGCCGACTAATCGTTAATTTAACTTTGTCGATGTTTTGGAGTTTTATTTTGGAGTCACATAAACGCGACAGGGAGCTAAGTTGAcctcgctaacgttagctaatttaCGAGCTGTTAAAGTTAGGTGACTGAGCTGAATCTCCTCGACAGTGTTGGTACTGGGCATGCTGTAATGTTGACCGTGTTTTCTCTGCTTTCAGCCGCCCTTCGGCTCTCCTAGCTGAGGTGGATATACATGGGGAACCGTATCACTAGAATATGGAGGGTTTAATCGAGGATCATCATGGCTGCTGTGACGGTGTGTCGTTACACCAGCGGCCGGTTCCTCGGAGGATGGGGCCCGCTGCTGTGTGTCCTCCTCGGCTCTCTGGTGGCCGTCCTGATGCCCCTGGTGGGGGTGGAGGACCAGTGCTGCGCCGCCCTGAAGGGCTTCGCTCAGCTCCGCTGCCACCTGTGGGGAAGCTCTCAGCAGCCTCCAGCTGTGCAGTCTACCAGCCTCACTGTCCCCTTTACTGCCCTTGATCTGCTGCCTCTGAGGTCCAAGCCTAGCAAAGGTAACTTTACAAGCAATAAGCGATGCATGTACTCATTCACAGTCCTACTCAATACCATATGTTAACGACAAGATTAGATGTATAGTACAGCATAAATGGACCACATGAGGATTTCTCTCCATTCATTTCCCATATATTTTCATTCTATAGATTTGTCAAAATTCAGAGCATTGTAATTCAGTATAAAATACAGTTAATTGTATATAGTTATAGAATAATCATTGCTGGAATAAGGATCTTGATATCATATCATATGTATTTTCATATTGTCCAGCTCTGTACATGCTGTATTATTACCCCTATACTGTTTCACATGTGTCCATTGTGTTCTGATTGTAGAAATGGAGCTGGAGGCCAAGGCAGCGCTGCAGCTGGCTCTGGAGATGAAGAAACTGGGGAAGAGGGAGAAGGCTCACAAGCTGCTGGTGCATGCACTCAGCATGAATCCAGACTATGTGGATGCCCTAACAGAGCTGGGGACCATtctggaggaggagaaagatgtTGTCCAGGCAGACCACCTCTACACTAAGGCCTTGGCCATCTCACCGTGTAATGAGAAAGCTCTGGTCAGCCGGGACCGAACTCTTCCCTTGGTGGAAGAGATTGACCAGCGTTACTTTGGCATCATTGACAGTAAAGTGCGGCGGCTTATGTCCATTCCTAAAGGTAACTCTGCACTCCGCCGGGTGATGGAGGAAACCTACTACCACCACATCTACCACACGGTGGCCATTGAAGGCAGCACGCTCACTCTGTCTGAGATCCGTTACATCATCGAGACGCGTTATGCCGTCGCTGGGAAGAGCCTGCAGGAGCAGAACGAGGCGATCGGAGTGGATGCAGCCATGAAGTACATCAACACCACACTGTTGTCCAGATCAGGAATCATGACTGTCAGTGACATTCTGGAGATTCACCGGCGGGTGCTCGGCTACGTGGACCctgtggagggagggaggctgcGCACCAGCCAGGTGTTTGTGGGCCATCACATCCCCCCACACCCTCGGGACCTGCAGAGACACATGCAGGAGCTGGTTCAGTGGCTCAACTCTGAGGAGGCCCTGCAGATGCACCCTGTGGAGTATGCAGCTCTCGCCCACTACAAACTGGTGTATGTGCACCCATTTGTAGACGGCAATGGACGCACATCCCGGTTGCTCATGAATCTTGTTCTCATGCAAGCGCGATACCCACCGATCACTATTCGCAAAGAACAAAGGGCTGAGTATTATGCAGCTCTAGACACAGCCAATGAGGGTGATGTGCGGCCCTTCATTCGCTTTATAGCCAAATGTACAGAGATGACATTGGACACATTGTTGATTTCTACCACAGAGCACGCTGTGGGGCTGCCGGGAGCCAGTCAGGACCACGCCTGTCCCGACTGCAAACAGACCATCCCAATTCACAACTGAGCTGAATACAGGGAGAGAATTGCCCCACCAGTATCACACCCTTGCTTCAGTTTGGGTTGAAGACCTGCTGAATTATTTGAAGCTGTTGCAGGATGTTGAATTGAAATCAGATTTTGCCATTTAGGTTTGCTTTTTAATTAGAAGAAACCTTTTCCCACTTTAAGTTTGTAAACAtttttccatctgagtgttAATGAATTTCCATGCCTGTTAGAATACAGTCTGAAGTTTGAATATTGGTGATATGAAGAGAGCTTTATTATGTCGTTTGAATTGAGATGCTTCAGTGCGGATGTGTAGTGTGCGACCATTTAGTTAATTATCTATCTTTGGGTTAAAGGTGATTTTTCAGCACTttcatgtattttattatttattttaaaataaaagtgttcTATTAACTTTCATTATGTCTTCaagttgtaaaatgttttagaAGCTGAAAGTGACATACTGGGATCAAAGATGATTTACATGACTTTATTAAAACAAGTTTTAGgccagaaaaaaaatacatgactttttttctttttttacagaacCCAAAAACACAGGATAGGAAGTGGTAGATAATGAAACAatcacataaataaatactgtgATAGAACACAAGAAAACTCCATTTATTATTTACCTCTATACCAAATTCAAAACATTGACTATAGAAATTATGCAAAACAGCAATGCACACATACCACCTTTAGTACTGGACATAAAAAGTAAGGTGACTAGAGACCAACatatttagatatttttttttagattaggcCACAGTGGTGAGAGCAATACATATAGCTTGTATTCCATCTGTTTCAAAAACTTAAATTTATATTAATTACAAACTATGGTGACCTTTTTGAATTAGCATACTTAACATTATGTACACAAACAGAATTGTTAATATCCAAACAAGAAGAGTCGATGGTCGTAACAGTAATGAAAAAAACGCATAAATTCTCTTCGTTTGTTTTAAGAAGAGTTGCAGAcctaaatacagtatgtgtagaTGACATCAATAGCCTCTTTACCCAGAATGCTTAAGAGCTGTCAGCCATGTGTGGCTCATCTCATACCAAGTTCATTCAGAGGGTAGGATCAACTCTACCGATTACAAAGAAAACCAGGTCCAAAccacatttataaaactgtacTTAAGGTTTTAGTTAATAATGTTCTAAGGATTCACATTtacagtgtacacacacagagttccACCTGTACTTTCTAGCATTAATGGTTATATCTTAACTCTTTCATTCAACGCATTACATCAATGGACTTCTGCAGGGCTGCAAGTAACAGTTACTTTTATTTATGGATAATCTGgtgattattttcttaattgcTTGGTCAACAAAACTtgagaaaactgaaaaatgCTCATCACAATTTCTAGGAGTCTAAGGCGATGTCATCAAATATATTTTGTCCTGGCAATAGTCTAAAACCCAAATACATTCTATTT
Coding sequences within:
- the ficd gene encoding protein adenylyltransferase FICD, with amino-acid sequence MAAVTVCRYTSGRFLGGWGPLLCVLLGSLVAVLMPLVGVEDQCCAALKGFAQLRCHLWGSSQQPPAVQSTSLTVPFTALDLLPLRSKPSKEMELEAKAALQLALEMKKLGKREKAHKLLVHALSMNPDYVDALTELGTILEEEKDVVQADHLYTKALAISPCNEKALVSRDRTLPLVEEIDQRYFGIIDSKVRRLMSIPKGNSALRRVMEETYYHHIYHTVAIEGSTLTLSEIRYIIETRYAVAGKSLQEQNEAIGVDAAMKYINTTLLSRSGIMTVSDILEIHRRVLGYVDPVEGGRLRTSQVFVGHHIPPHPRDLQRHMQELVQWLNSEEALQMHPVEYAALAHYKLVYVHPFVDGNGRTSRLLMNLVLMQARYPPITIRKEQRAEYYAALDTANEGDVRPFIRFIAKCTEMTLDTLLISTTEHAVGLPGASQDHACPDCKQTIPIHN